The following are from one region of the Streptococcus sp. 1643 genome:
- a CDS encoding DEAD/DEAH box helicase, translated as MAKLIPGKLRMEGVTLYETGNIEIIKEKGNRLYTRVAGEDLRYSLEDDLVFCACDFFQKRGYCVHLAALEHYLKTDEEGQVILQVLEKGHEEQEEVETKVSFGGSFLERIQPQKREKIYTLSSQGQVEAGTNRLLWTLRIGLVDSQKYYVIRDIPLFLKVLVHRKPYMIGKHYENDLSWDAFDTASQEVLTFLCGLIEEGLSQELFFPNQGRHLFFPLTFFEQGVGLLMNLEDFHFEHQITSYENLLFHDLDPEANLFSFSVQEYPDYFEMEISESERVNVFYGGAVLFRKGNLYLLNPKQISLLKEIKELPQEERGRKCLQFDNSDRDRLAACLPLFGQLGTVSAPERLQIRPFSPIFYFDREDDGRIRLNIQFDYGDVKVTSRQQLEQLPFSSDAVLENQLFQVCLGAGFEADFQSWRQALKPEAVYSFFHHTIPAFEKLGQVFLSDEMNQLYSIQAPQVQIESKGGLLEIQFDFQGIAQEEIDQALKALTSNQDFYISSSDQVYFFDEETKQIRQNLQELGVELKDGSFQARKSLAYSLSQLFEGRDRISFSEEFQHLAHDLTHPEDFPLGDIRVQASLRDYQEKGVRWLQMLHHYGFGGILADDMGLGKTLQTIAFLTSQVTEDSRVLILAPSGLIYNWADEFRKFAPQLDLAVVHGLKANREAILSENHQIYVTSYATFRQDSELYQEMAFDFLFLDEAQVMKNAQTKIAQSLRQFVVPAVFALSGTPIENHLGELWSIFQIVLPGLLPSKKEFMKLPADRVAQFIKPFVMRRKKEEVLTELPDLIEVVYKNELEDQQKAIYLAQLQQMRDRLAQVTDQEFQRSRVEILSGLMRLRQICDTPALFMDDYQGASGKLDSLRDLLLQVADGGHRVLIFSQFKGMLEKIEQELPDLGLTSFKITGSTPAQDRQEMTKAFNQGERDAFLISLKAGGVGLNLTGADTVILVDLWWNPAVEAQAIGRAHRMGQEQMVEVYRLITKGTIEEKIQELQEQKKHLVSQVLDGTESRASLSLAEIREILGISEAST; from the coding sequence ATGGCTAAATTGATTCCGGGAAAGTTGCGCATGGAGGGGGTTACACTCTATGAAACAGGCAACATTGAGATTATCAAGGAAAAAGGGAATCGCCTCTATACTCGTGTGGCGGGAGAAGACTTGCGCTACAGTTTAGAGGATGATCTGGTTTTTTGTGCTTGCGATTTTTTCCAAAAAAGAGGTTACTGTGTTCACCTCGCAGCGCTCGAGCATTATCTGAAGACTGATGAAGAAGGCCAGGTGATTTTACAAGTCTTAGAAAAAGGACATGAAGAGCAAGAAGAGGTCGAAACCAAGGTTAGTTTTGGTGGTAGTTTTTTGGAGCGGATCCAACCTCAGAAGCGAGAAAAAATCTACACTTTGTCGTCTCAAGGCCAGGTAGAAGCTGGAACCAATCGCCTCCTATGGACTCTTCGAATCGGTTTAGTTGATAGTCAAAAATATTATGTCATTCGTGACATCCCTCTCTTTTTGAAGGTCTTGGTCCATCGAAAGCCATATATGATTGGGAAACACTATGAAAATGACTTGTCTTGGGATGCTTTTGATACAGCTAGTCAGGAAGTTCTTACTTTTTTATGTGGCTTGATTGAGGAGGGACTGAGTCAAGAGCTCTTTTTCCCCAATCAAGGTCGTCACCTCTTTTTCCCTCTGACCTTTTTTGAGCAGGGAGTGGGGTTATTGATGAACTTGGAAGATTTTCATTTCGAACACCAGATTACTAGTTATGAAAATCTTCTCTTTCATGATTTAGATCCAGAAGCAAACCTTTTCTCTTTTTCCGTGCAGGAGTATCCCGATTATTTTGAGATGGAGATTTCTGAAAGTGAGCGAGTCAACGTATTCTATGGGGGAGCGGTTCTCTTTCGTAAGGGGAATCTTTATCTCTTAAATCCTAAACAAATCAGCCTCCTAAAGGAAATCAAGGAGCTTCCTCAGGAGGAAAGAGGGAGAAAATGCCTCCAGTTTGACAATAGTGATCGTGACCGCCTAGCCGCCTGTCTGCCTTTGTTTGGACAGCTGGGCACAGTTTCTGCTCCTGAACGCTTGCAAATCAGACCCTTTTCACCAATCTTTTACTTTGATAGGGAGGATGACGGCCGCATCCGCTTGAATATTCAGTTTGACTATGGAGATGTTAAGGTAACTAGTCGTCAACAGCTGGAACAATTACCATTTTCAAGCGATGCTGTCTTGGAAAACCAACTATTTCAAGTCTGTTTAGGGGCTGGTTTTGAGGCTGATTTTCAGTCTTGGAGACAGGCTTTGAAGCCAGAGGCAGTTTATTCTTTCTTTCACCATACGATTCCAGCTTTTGAGAAGTTGGGTCAGGTTTTCTTGTCTGATGAGATGAATCAGCTCTACAGCATCCAAGCTCCTCAGGTTCAGATTGAGTCCAAGGGAGGACTGTTGGAGATTCAGTTTGATTTCCAAGGGATTGCCCAAGAAGAGATTGATCAAGCTCTTAAAGCCCTGACCAGCAATCAGGATTTCTATATCAGTTCTTCTGACCAAGTGTACTTTTTTGATGAGGAAACCAAGCAGATTCGTCAAAATTTGCAGGAACTGGGGGTTGAGCTAAAAGATGGTTCTTTTCAGGCTCGGAAATCCCTAGCTTACAGTTTGTCTCAGTTGTTTGAAGGTCGAGACAGGATCTCCTTCTCGGAAGAATTTCAGCATTTAGCTCATGATTTGACCCATCCAGAGGACTTTCCTTTGGGAGATATACGGGTGCAGGCGAGTTTGAGAGACTATCAGGAAAAGGGTGTCCGTTGGCTCCAGATGCTTCATCACTATGGCTTTGGTGGCATCCTAGCCGATGATATGGGACTGGGAAAAACACTGCAAACTATTGCTTTTTTGACCAGTCAGGTGACAGAAGATAGTCGGGTCTTGATTTTGGCTCCGTCAGGTTTGATCTATAATTGGGCAGATGAATTCAGGAAATTTGCCCCACAATTGGATTTGGCTGTCGTTCATGGTTTGAAAGCGAATCGAGAAGCAATTCTTTCTGAAAATCACCAAATCTATGTGACTAGCTATGCCACCTTTCGTCAAGACAGCGAGCTTTATCAAGAGATGGCTTTTGATTTTCTCTTCTTAGATGAAGCCCAGGTCATGAAAAATGCCCAGACCAAGATTGCTCAGAGTTTGCGCCAGTTTGTGGTGCCAGCAGTTTTTGCTTTGTCAGGTACGCCTATCGAAAACCATTTAGGAGAGTTGTGGTCTATCTTTCAAATTGTCCTTCCGGGGCTCTTACCAAGTAAAAAGGAGTTTATGAAATTACCGGCTGACCGAGTCGCGCAGTTTATCAAGCCTTTCGTCATGAGGCGTAAGAAAGAAGAAGTCCTTACAGAACTACCTGACCTGATCGAAGTCGTCTATAAAAATGAACTGGAAGACCAGCAGAAGGCCATCTATCTCGCCCAGTTGCAACAGATGCGAGACCGCCTAGCGCAAGTGACAGATCAAGAATTCCAGAGAAGTCGGGTAGAAATCTTATCTGGCCTCATGCGATTGCGCCAGATTTGCGATACGCCAGCTCTCTTCATGGACGATTACCAAGGAGCCAGTGGTAAACTCGATAGTCTCCGAGATTTATTGCTACAAGTGGCAGATGGTGGCCATCGGGTCTTGATTTTCTCACAATTCAAAGGAATGTTGGAAAAAATCGAGCAAGAACTTCCAGACTTAGGCTTGACTTCTTTCAAAATCACAGGCTCAACTCCTGCTCAAGACAGACAAGAGATGACCAAGGCATTTAATCAGGGAGAAAGAGACGCCTTTCTCATCTCTCTGAAGGCGGGTGGTGTTGGTCTCAATCTAACGGGAGCTGATACGGTTATTTTGGTTGACCTTTGGTGGAATCCCGCTGTCGAAGCCCAGGCTATCGGACGAGCCCACCGCATGGGGCAGGAGCAGATGGTCGAGGTCTATCGTTTGATTACCAAAGGAACCATTGAAGAAAAAATCCAAGAACTTCAAGAACAAAAGAAACATTTGGTTTCCCAAGTTTTAGATGGTACGGAGTCGCGTGCGAGTCTCAGTCTGGCAGAAATTCGTGAAATTTTGGGAATTTCTGAAGCCAGCACTTGA
- a CDS encoding cystathionine gamma-synthase — protein MKQDRFPLVSDDEIMLTKMPVMDLYDESDFISNIKGDYRDKNYLEWSPINEEETVVSPVVTKESKSSPEPKKVEKTYAELAREEARADLKKKRSAKYLTQDVSHTRRHNGSTLVRQGNQPTAPFQKENPGEFAKFSKNLSQSHYILAEEVGQVANPTPKTQMEKAKKNNYDFLKKSQIYNKKNKQTEQERQVAQELNLTRITE, from the coding sequence ATGAAACAAGATCGATTTCCATTGGTGTCAGATGATGAGATCATGCTGACCAAAATGCCAGTCATGGACTTGTACGATGAGTCAGACTTTATTAGCAATATCAAAGGTGATTACCGCGATAAGAACTATTTGGAATGGTCTCCTATCAATGAGGAAGAAACCGTAGTTTCTCCAGTGGTTACTAAGGAGTCAAAGTCAAGCCCAGAACCTAAAAAAGTTGAAAAAACGTATGCTGAATTGGCTCGAGAAGAGGCGCGTGCGGACTTGAAGAAGAAACGCTCAGCCAAGTATTTGACTCAAGATGTTAGTCATACTAGACGACACAATGGTTCAACACTTGTTCGTCAAGGAAACCAACCAACAGCGCCATTTCAAAAGGAAAATCCAGGTGAGTTTGCCAAATTTAGTAAAAACTTGAGCCAGTCTCACTATATCTTAGCTGAGGAGGTTGGCCAAGTGGCGAATCCAACTCCGAAAACCCAAATGGAAAAAGCTAAAAAGAACAACTATGATTTTCTAAAGAAGAGTCAGATCTATAATAAAAAGAATAAGCAAACAGAACAGGAACGTCAGGTTGCCCAAGAGTTGAATCTGACAAGAATTACTGAGTAG
- the murC gene encoding UDP-N-acetylmuramate--L-alanine ligase: MSKTYHFIGIKGSGMSALALMLHQMGHKVQGSDVEKYYFTQRGLEQAGIAILPFDEKNLQGDVEIIAGNAFRPDNNVEIAYADQNGISYKRYHEFLGSFMRDFVSMGVAGAHGKTSTTGMLSHVLSHITDTSFLIGDGTGRGSANAKYFVFESDEYERHFMPYHPEYSIITNIDFDHPDYFTSLEDVFNAFNDYAKQITKGLFVYGEDAELRKITSDAPIYYYGFEAEGNDFVASDLLRSTTGSTFTVHFRGQELGQFHIPTFGRHNIMNATAVIGLLYTAGFDLNLVREHLKTFAGVKRRFTEKIVNDTVIIDDFAHHPTEIIATLDAARQKYPSKEIVAIFQPHTFTRTIALLDEFAHALNQADAVYLAQIYGSAREVDHGDVKVEDLANKINKKHQVITVENVSPLLDHDNAVYVFMGAGDIQTYEYSFERLLSNLTSNVQ; encoded by the coding sequence ATGTCAAAAACATATCATTTTATTGGAATCAAGGGATCAGGGATGAGTGCCCTAGCCTTGATGTTGCACCAAATGGGACACAAGGTTCAAGGTTCAGACGTTGAAAAATACTACTTTACTCAACGTGGACTAGAGCAGGCAGGGATTGCGATTCTTCCTTTTGATGAAAAGAACCTACAAGGTGATGTGGAGATTATCGCGGGGAATGCTTTCCGTCCAGATAACAACGTTGAAATCGCCTATGCAGATCAAAATGGTATCAGCTACAAACGTTACCACGAATTCTTAGGTAGCTTTATGCGCGACTTTGTCAGCATGGGAGTGGCAGGAGCACATGGAAAAACTTCAACAACAGGTATGCTGTCACACGTCTTGTCTCACATCACAGACACCAGCTTCTTGATTGGTGACGGGACAGGTCGCGGCTCAGCCAATGCCAAATATTTTGTCTTTGAGTCAGACGAATATGAGCGCCATTTCATGCCTTACCACCCAGAATACTCTATCATCACCAACATTGACTTTGACCATCCAGACTACTTCACAAGTCTAGAGGATGTTTTCAATGCCTTTAACGACTATGCTAAACAAATTACCAAGGGTCTTTTTGTCTACGGTGAAGATGCAGAATTGCGTAAAATTACGTCTGATGCACCAATCTACTATTATGGTTTTGAAGCAGAAGGCAATGACTTTGTAGCTAGCGATCTCCTTCGTTCTACGACTGGTTCAACCTTCACAGTTCACTTCCGTGGACAAGAGTTGGGACAATTCCACATCCCAACCTTTGGTCGTCACAATATTATGAATGCGACAGCAGTGATTGGATTGCTTTACACAGCAGGATTTGATTTGAACTTGGTGCGTGAACACCTGAAAACATTTGCTGGTGTTAAGCGTCGTTTCACTGAGAAAATTGTCAATGACACGGTGATTATCGATGATTTTGCCCACCATCCAACAGAAATCATTGCAACCTTGGATGCTGCTCGTCAAAAATACCCAAGCAAGGAAATCGTCGCAATCTTCCAACCGCATACTTTTACTAGAACCATTGCTTTGTTGGACGAATTTGCTCATGCTCTAAATCAAGCAGATGCTGTTTACCTAGCACAAATCTATGGATCTGCGCGTGAAGTGGACCATGGTGATGTTAAGGTAGAAGACTTAGCCAATAAAATCAACAAGAAACACCAGGTTATCACTGTTGAAAATGTTTCTCCACTCCTAGACCATGATAATGCTGTTTACGTCTTTATGGGTGCAGGAGACATCCAAACCTATGAATATTCATTTGAACGTCTTTTGTCTAACTTGACAAGCAACGTCCAATAA
- a CDS encoding GNAT family N-acetyltransferase translates to MEIPITIRQATLSDLEEMLAIEEANPSLEEAFSRQSLEESIRKTAGTFLVAGDENQLLGYVLGEAQYLHPKWIEIKSMTIHPDHWGQGLGTLLLVALKQVTVELDYQGILLQSPDELLSYFEMNGFVEEEVIESHYGSGSEWYLIWANPFYQEEI, encoded by the coding sequence ATGGAAATTCCAATCACAATAAGGCAAGCTACCTTATCAGATTTAGAAGAAATGTTGGCGATTGAAGAAGCCAATCCTTCGTTAGAAGAGGCATTTAGCCGCCAATCCTTAGAAGAGAGTATCCGCAAGACTGCGGGTACCTTTCTTGTAGCTGGGGATGAAAATCAGCTTTTGGGCTATGTTTTAGGAGAAGCTCAGTATCTTCATCCCAAATGGATAGAAATAAAATCCATGACCATTCATCCTGACCATTGGGGACAGGGGCTGGGAACTCTTCTTCTTGTGGCCTTGAAACAGGTGACAGTCGAACTAGATTATCAAGGTATTCTTTTGCAGAGTCCTGATGAGCTGCTATCATATTTTGAAATGAATGGCTTTGTTGAAGAAGAAGTGATAGAGAGTCATTATGGCAGTGGTTCTGAGTGGTATCTGATTTGGGCTAATCCTTTTTATCAGGAGGAAATATGA
- a CDS encoding GNAT family N-acetyltransferase translates to MKIRQARFSDLDRIIEIELENFSLEEAIPRSVFEAHLREIQTSFLVAEKEGRILGYIEGPVVPHRHLHDQSFTEKIKDYSHQPGGYISVTCLSIAKEAQALGVGKRLLKALKEVALEHEREGINLTCHDYLIAYYEKHGFVNEGISQSSFAGETWYDMVWQPENKEN, encoded by the coding sequence ATGAAAATCAGACAAGCAAGATTTTCAGATTTAGATCGGATTATAGAGATAGAGTTAGAGAATTTCTCCCTTGAGGAAGCCATTCCTCGTTCCGTCTTTGAGGCCCATTTGCGGGAAATTCAGACCAGTTTTCTGGTAGCTGAAAAAGAGGGGCGTATTCTTGGTTATATCGAAGGTCCAGTCGTTCCGCACCGCCATCTACATGATCAGTCCTTTACAGAAAAAATAAAAGACTATAGTCATCAACCTGGAGGTTATATTTCTGTGACTTGCCTATCTATTGCCAAGGAAGCACAAGCTTTGGGAGTGGGGAAAAGACTATTAAAGGCTCTGAAAGAAGTCGCTTTAGAACATGAACGAGAGGGTATTAATCTGACATGTCATGACTACCTTATCGCCTATTATGAAAAACATGGCTTTGTTAATGAAGGAATATCTCAGTCAAGCTTTGCTGGGGAAACATGGTATGATATGGTCTGGCAGCCTGAAAATAAAGAAAACTAG
- the mltG gene encoding endolytic transglycosylase MltG: protein MLLTEKSREEEKLSFKEQILRDLERVKEQDRREKEVEIPNLTASSSPASSATPSDLEPETSTEELMADSLSVVDKILKNAPSVPPLSSASTDETDGQEEKEIRQPIIDKIEVVESEEPLVEPIHLAEEPVVESVQPKVEPVELKPEEKEFNDTPTKVAVTYKTEDKKEEITPGMPERVEPVSTESSSGLADAPRRSRRQGATSTKKKSKAKGCLVTVLVLLVLVAVGGYFGYGYVQDSLKPVDASSKDYVTVQIPDGANVQEIGSTLEKSGLVKHGLIFSLYAKYYSHANLKSGYYNLKKSMSTDELIQELEKGGTPEAQAPVLANLTIPEGYTLEQIAQTVGQLQGEFKEPLTADAFLAKAQDETFILQLVAKYPNLLGSLPTKDSGVRYRLEGYLFPATYTIKDSTTVESLIDEMVAAMDKAMSPYYATIKEKNLTVNELLSIASLVEKEGAKTEDRKKIAGVFYNRLNVGMPLQSNIAILYAQGKLGQKISLADDAGIDTTIDSPYNVYTHLGLMPGPVDSPSSDAIEASVNQTKSEYLYFVANVEDGKVYFATTKEEHDQNVAEHINSKLPQASSSN from the coding sequence ATGCTTTTGACTGAAAAATCAAGAGAAGAAGAAAAATTAAGCTTTAAAGAGCAGATTCTACGTGATTTAGAAAGAGTAAAAGAACAAGATAGAAGAGAGAAAGAAGTAGAGATTCCAAATCTGACGGCTTCATCATCTCCAGCTAGTTCAGCAACTCCTTCAGATCTTGAACCAGAAACATCAACAGAAGAGTTGATGGCTGATTCCCTGTCTGTTGTCGATAAAATCCTAAAGAATGCACCAAGTGTTCCTCCACTTTCAAGTGCTAGTACTGATGAAACGGATGGACAAGAAGAGAAAGAGATTAGACAGCCAATCATTGATAAGATTGAAGTTGTAGAATCTGAAGAACCTCTAGTAGAGCCGATTCATCTGGCTGAAGAACCTGTAGTGGAATCCGTTCAACCTAAGGTAGAACCAGTTGAGCTTAAACCCGAAGAAAAAGAATTTAACGACACTCCGACTAAGGTTGCCGTAACCTATAAAACAGAAGACAAGAAAGAGGAAATTACCCCAGGAATGCCTGAAAGAGTTGAGCCTGTTTCTACAGAATCTAGCAGTGGATTAGCTGATGCTCCACGTCGTAGTCGTCGTCAAGGTGCAACATCAACTAAGAAAAAATCAAAAGCCAAAGGTTGCCTAGTAACAGTTCTAGTTCTCCTAGTACTCGTTGCAGTTGGTGGTTATTTTGGTTATGGTTATGTGCAAGATTCCTTGAAACCTGTGGATGCGAGCTCTAAGGACTACGTAACGGTTCAAATCCCAGACGGTGCAAATGTTCAAGAAATTGGAAGCACCTTGGAAAAATCTGGTCTGGTTAAACATGGACTGATCTTTAGCCTTTATGCTAAATACTATAGCCATGCCAACTTGAAGTCAGGTTATTACAACTTGAAGAAGAGTATGAGTACGGATGAGTTGATTCAAGAATTGGAAAAAGGTGGGACTCCTGAAGCTCAGGCACCTGTGCTTGCAAACTTGACAATTCCAGAAGGCTATACATTAGAGCAAATCGCTCAAACAGTAGGACAACTTCAAGGTGAATTTAAAGAACCTCTTACTGCGGATGCTTTCTTGGCAAAAGCTCAAGATGAGACCTTTATCTTACAATTAGTAGCCAAGTATCCAAACCTACTTGGAAGTCTTCCAACAAAAGACAGTGGCGTTCGTTATCGTCTTGAAGGCTACCTTTTCCCAGCGACCTATACGATCAAAGATAGCACAACTGTTGAAAGTTTGATTGATGAGATGGTGGCTGCTATGGATAAGGCTATGTCACCATATTACGCTACGATCAAAGAAAAGAATCTAACAGTTAATGAATTGCTCAGCATTGCTTCTCTTGTCGAAAAAGAAGGTGCTAAGACCGAAGACCGCAAGAAAATCGCAGGTGTCTTCTATAACCGCTTGAATGTCGGTATGCCACTTCAAAGTAATATCGCTATCCTATATGCTCAAGGAAAACTTGGTCAAAAGATTAGTTTAGCAGATGACGCTGGAATTGATACAACGATTGATTCACCATACAATGTTTACACACACCTTGGCCTCATGCCTGGACCGGTTGATAGCCCAAGTTCGGATGCGATTGAAGCAAGTGTAAACCAGACAAAGAGTGAGTACTTGTACTTTGTAGCCAATGTTGAAGACGGTAAAGTATACTTTGCGACAACAAAAGAAGAACATGATCAAAACGTTGCAGAGCATATCAATAGCAAGTTACCTCAAGCAAGTAGTTCAAACTAA
- the greA gene encoding transcription elongation factor GreA, translating into MAEKTYPMTLEEKEKLEKELEELKLVRRPEVVERIKIARSYGDLSENSEYEAAKDEQAFVEGQISSLETKIRYAEIVNSDAVAQDEVAIGKTVTIQEVGEDEEEVYIIVGSAGADAFAGKVSNESPIGRALIGKKTGDTATIETPVGSYDVKILKVEKTA; encoded by the coding sequence ATGGCAGAAAAAACTTACCCAATGACCCTTGAAGAAAAGGAAAAACTAGAAAAAGAATTAGAGGAGTTGAAACTCGTCCGTCGTCCTGAAGTCGTAGAGCGTATCAAGATTGCTCGTTCCTATGGAGACCTTTCAGAAAATAGTGAGTATGAAGCAGCAAAAGATGAACAAGCTTTTGTTGAAGGTCAAATTTCAAGTCTAGAAACAAAAATTCGTTATGCTGAAATTGTTAATAGCGATGCAGTTGCCCAAGATGAGGTAGCAATCGGTAAAACAGTAACAATCCAAGAAGTCGGTGAAGACGAAGAAGAGGTCTACATCATTGTCGGTTCTGCAGGTGCAGATGCTTTTGCTGGTAAAGTATCAAATGAAAGTCCGATTGGCCGTGCTCTAATTGGCAAGAAGACTGGTGATACTGCAACGATTGAAACACCAGTTGGTAGCTATGATGTCAAAATCTTAAAGGTTGAGAAAACAGCCTAA
- a CDS encoding amino acid permease, with amino-acid sequence MSENKKKNKMERGLTNRHVQVMAIAGTIGTGLFLGAGRSISLTGPSIILIYMITGAFMFLMMRAVGEMLYQDPEQHTFINFITRHLGKGWGYFSVWSYWLSVVFIGMAEITAISDYVRFWFPTWPSWLIQLVFLTILALVNLIAVKLFGEVEFWFAMVKIVAILAMIATGIFMVLTGFKTPHGVASLANISDQFSLFPNGVMNFVMAFQMVFFAYLMIEFIGVTTSETKNPRQVLPKAVKEIPLRIIFFYGGALIAIMAIIPWSYLNSSDSPFVTVFELAGIKWAAALINFVVLTSAASALNSTLYSTGRHLYQIAHDSPNRFLKAIKVDTLSRHNVPQNAIIASAILIALAAFINVLPGVSDAFALITASSSGVYIAIYILIMVAHLKYRKSQDFMADGYLMPQYRLLNPLTILFFVFVFVTLFLQESTFMGAVGSAIWILVFGIYSQWKFRK; translated from the coding sequence ATGAGTGAAAATAAGAAGAAAAATAAAATGGAGCGTGGTTTAACCAATCGCCATGTTCAGGTGATGGCCATTGCGGGAACAATCGGAACAGGACTTTTCCTAGGTGCTGGTCGCTCTATCAGCCTTACAGGACCTTCTATCATTCTGATTTATATGATCACAGGAGCCTTTATGTTTTTGATGATGAGGGCTGTTGGGGAGATGCTGTATCAGGATCCAGAACAACATACCTTTATCAACTTTATCACCCGTCATTTGGGGAAAGGCTGGGGATATTTCTCAGTTTGGTCTTATTGGTTGTCTGTTGTCTTTATCGGTATGGCAGAAATCACTGCCATCTCAGACTATGTCCGCTTCTGGTTCCCTACCTGGCCTAGCTGGCTGATTCAGCTTGTCTTTTTAACGATTTTGGCTTTGGTCAATCTGATTGCAGTTAAGCTTTTTGGAGAAGTCGAGTTTTGGTTTGCTATGGTCAAGATTGTGGCGATTTTAGCCATGATTGCCACTGGGATTTTTATGGTTTTGACAGGCTTTAAGACACCGCATGGTGTTGCAAGTTTGGCAAATATCAGCGACCAGTTCTCTCTTTTTCCAAACGGAGTTATGAACTTTGTCATGGCCTTTCAAATGGTATTTTTTGCCTATCTGATGATTGAGTTTATCGGGGTGACAACTTCTGAAACAAAGAACCCTCGTCAGGTCTTGCCCAAAGCTGTTAAGGAAATTCCTCTCAGAATTATCTTCTTCTACGGGGGAGCTCTCATTGCGATTATGGCCATTATTCCTTGGTCTTATCTTAATTCTTCAGATTCTCCATTTGTAACGGTCTTTGAACTGGCGGGGATCAAGTGGGCAGCGGCTCTAATCAACTTTGTTGTCTTGACCTCAGCAGCGTCTGCGCTTAACTCAACTCTCTACTCAACAGGGAGACACTTATATCAGATTGCCCATGATTCGCCAAATCGTTTCTTAAAGGCCATTAAGGTCGATACCCTTTCTCGCCACAATGTTCCACAAAATGCCATCATTGCCTCAGCAATCTTGATTGCTCTGGCTGCCTTTATCAACGTGCTACCAGGTGTTTCAGATGCCTTTGCTTTGATTACGGCATCTTCATCAGGTGTTTACATCGCGATTTATATCTTGATTATGGTAGCTCATCTCAAATACCGCAAGTCACAAGACTTCATGGCGGATGGCTACCTTATGCCTCAGTATCGCTTACTTAATCCCCTAACCATTCTCTTTTTTGTCTTTGTTTTTGTGACTCTCTTTTTGCAAGAGTCCACTTTCATGGGGGCAGTTGGTTCTGCTATCTGGATTCTTGTTTTTGGGATTTATAGTCAGTGGAAATTTAGAAAATAA
- a CDS encoding GNAT family N-acetyltransferase: MHVRLENKESLKAQEIGNLIRAYNRSKREEAESKPLNLYVEDEKGNLMAGLVAETFGNWLEIEYLFVKEELRGQGIGSKLLQRAENEAKKRNCRFAFVNTYQFQAPDFYKRHGYKEVFTLQNYPYTGQRYYYQKDL; the protein is encoded by the coding sequence ATGCACGTTAGATTGGAAAATAAGGAATCGCTTAAAGCGCAAGAAATAGGGAATTTGATTCGTGCTTATAATCGTTCTAAAAGAGAAGAGGCTGAAAGTAAGCCACTGAACCTTTATGTTGAAGACGAAAAGGGCAATCTCATGGCGGGCTTAGTAGCTGAGACTTTCGGAAATTGGTTGGAAATCGAATATTTATTTGTGAAAGAGGAATTGAGGGGACAAGGAATCGGTTCAAAACTATTGCAGCGAGCAGAAAATGAAGCCAAGAAACGAAACTGTCGTTTTGCTTTTGTAAATACTTACCAGTTTCAAGCACCAGATTTTTATAAAAGGCATGGCTACAAGGAAGTCTTTACCTTGCAAAACTATCCCTATACAGGACAAAGATACTATTACCAAAAAGATTTGTGA
- a CDS encoding helix-turn-helix transcriptional regulator, giving the protein MAKNLKLKLARVERDLTQGDLAEAVGVTRQTIGLIEAGKYNPSLSLCQSICRCLGKTLDQLFWEEEDEK; this is encoded by the coding sequence GTGGCTAAAAATTTAAAATTAAAATTAGCTCGTGTGGAGCGTGATTTAACACAAGGGGATTTGGCAGAAGCTGTAGGTGTTACTAGGCAGACTATAGGCTTGATTGAAGCTGGGAAATACAATCCTAGTCTCTCCCTTTGCCAGTCCATTTGCAGATGCTTAGGCAAAACTTTAGATCAATTATTTTGGGAGGAAGAAGATGAAAAATAG